The following coding sequences are from one Rhodocyclaceae bacterium window:
- a CDS encoding tripartite tricarboxylate transporter substrate binding protein, protein MKHARSNGPTALLGLMSLATLATLALPVHAQGQYPNRPIRMISPFPPGGPTDLVGRLVSSRLAENLGQPLVIESRPGASGNVGLELAARAAPDGYTIVLSSPVIALSPLMYTKLNYDPQKDLAPIALVGAVRNVLVVHPSVPAKNLRDLVQIARKSPGRLNYGSGGVGTTTHLAPELLKSLEKLDIVHVPYKGSGVALGALVGGETDMLVVAAPAAVQQINAGRVRALAVLMPERFSDLPNVPTSKESGFPNFEISVWYGMLAPTGTPREIINRLNAELAKAVSAPDMKPKFASAGVEPMTSTPEEFGAFIRSESKRFAQVIRDAGIKGD, encoded by the coding sequence ATGAAGCACGCGCGTTCGAACGGCCCGACGGCACTGCTCGGGCTGATGTCGCTGGCGACCCTCGCCACGTTGGCCCTACCGGTCCACGCCCAGGGCCAGTACCCGAACCGTCCGATCCGGATGATCTCGCCCTTCCCGCCAGGCGGCCCGACCGACCTGGTCGGCCGCCTGGTGTCGTCGCGGCTCGCCGAGAACCTCGGCCAGCCGCTGGTGATCGAATCGCGCCCCGGCGCGAGCGGCAACGTCGGCCTGGAACTGGCCGCACGCGCCGCACCGGACGGCTACACGATCGTGCTCAGCTCACCGGTGATCGCGCTGAGCCCGCTGATGTACACCAAGCTCAACTACGACCCGCAGAAAGACCTCGCACCGATCGCGCTGGTCGGCGCGGTACGCAACGTGCTGGTCGTGCATCCGTCGGTGCCGGCGAAGAACCTGAGGGACCTGGTGCAGATCGCGCGCAAGTCTCCGGGCCGCCTGAACTACGGCTCCGGCGGGGTTGGCACCACCACACACCTTGCACCCGAGCTGCTGAAGAGCCTCGAGAAGCTCGACATCGTGCACGTGCCCTACAAGGGCTCCGGCGTCGCGCTCGGCGCGCTGGTCGGTGGCGAGACCGACATGCTGGTGGTCGCCGCGCCGGCGGCCGTGCAGCAGATCAACGCCGGACGGGTACGCGCGCTGGCCGTGCTGATGCCCGAGCGCTTCAGCGATCTGCCGAACGTGCCGACCTCGAAGGAGTCGGGCTTCCCGAACTTCGAGATCAGCGTCTGGTACGGCATGCTGGCACCGACCGGCACCCCGCGTGAGATCATCAACCGGCTGAACGCCGAACTGGCGAAGGCCGTGAGCGCACCGGACATGAAGCCCAAGTTCGCCAGCGCGGGCGTCGAACCGATGACCAGCACGCCCGAGGAATTCGGCGCGTTCATCCGCAGCGAATCGAAGCGCTTCGCCCAGGTGATAAGGGACGCGGGCATCAAGGGCGACTGA
- a CDS encoding cupin domain-containing protein gives MTVEVKPTLRVINEADFPGKRGVTDGQTYQRLIGWPGVQDTDRVRIGRATYKPGTYEQLHWHPIEACYYVIAGHATVRNFNGEEFEVGPGSMIYAPAGIAGAHEWEVKEYLELLDIRATNETDRKIQYTVDKETKRSYIDLEDLQYREAISFKSHY, from the coding sequence ATGACCGTAGAAGTCAAACCCACGCTGCGCGTGATCAACGAAGCCGACTTCCCCGGAAAGCGGGGCGTCACCGACGGACAGACCTACCAGCGGCTGATCGGCTGGCCCGGCGTGCAGGATACCGACCGGGTACGCATCGGCCGCGCCACCTACAAGCCTGGCACCTACGAGCAACTGCACTGGCATCCGATCGAGGCCTGCTACTACGTGATCGCCGGTCATGCGACGGTGCGCAACTTCAACGGCGAAGAATTCGAGGTCGGTCCCGGCTCGATGATCTACGCGCCTGCGGGCATCGCCGGTGCGCACGAGTGGGAGGTAAAGGAATACCTGGAACTGCTCGACATCCGCGCCACCAACGAGACCGATCGCAAGATCCAGTACACGGTCGACAAGGAGACGAAGCGCTCGTACATCGACCTGGAAGACCTGCAGTACCGGGAAGCGATCAGCTTCAAGTCGCACTACTAG
- a CDS encoding VOC family protein, translating to MPAASLSFDHAHVISPDPQGTADWYIDRLGGKVERSVEIAGAPQIYLSFGGGAMIIVRGQRPGEAAADKTDLQWGIDHFGMRVTGDFDALCTELRTKGVKFLLEPKVINPTTRICFIEAPDGVSVELLERKD from the coding sequence ATGCCCGCAGCAAGCCTCTCTTTCGACCACGCCCATGTGATCAGCCCCGACCCGCAGGGCACCGCCGACTGGTATATCGACCGCCTTGGCGGCAAGGTCGAGCGTTCGGTCGAGATCGCGGGCGCGCCGCAGATCTACCTGTCGTTCGGCGGCGGCGCGATGATCATCGTTCGCGGCCAGCGTCCCGGCGAGGCCGCTGCCGACAAGACCGACCTGCAGTGGGGCATCGACCACTTCGGCATGCGCGTGACGGGCGACTTTGACGCGCTGTGCACCGAGCTGCGTACCAAGGGCGTGAAGTTCCTGCTGGAGCCGAAGGTGATAAACCCGACCACCCGCATCTGTTTCATCGAGGCCCCCGATGGCGTCAGCGTAGAACTGCTCGAACGAAAGGACTGA
- a CDS encoding cupin domain-containing protein produces the protein MQIHADLTRRVAIDTRTLEWVASPSPGVQRKMLDRDGGEVARATSIVRYAPRSCFPTHRHDFGEEIFVLDGDFQDEAGTHGPGTFMRNPPGSSHAPGSAGGCMLFVKLRHVHPEDLQQVVIDTTTTPWRQGLVEGLSVLPLCEFRTEHTALVRWAPGTRFQAHRHWGGEEIYVIDGVFEDEYGRYPAGSWLRSPHLSQHRPFSAQGCTILVKTGHLVDARHGAAAG, from the coding sequence ATGCAGATACACGCAGACCTGACCCGGCGCGTCGCGATCGACACCCGCACTCTCGAATGGGTTGCTTCGCCGTCGCCTGGCGTGCAGCGCAAGATGCTCGACCGCGACGGCGGCGAGGTGGCGCGTGCGACCTCCATCGTCCGCTACGCGCCGCGGTCGTGCTTCCCGACGCACCGGCATGACTTCGGGGAGGAGATCTTCGTGCTGGACGGCGACTTCCAGGACGAAGCCGGTACCCATGGTCCGGGCACCTTCATGCGCAATCCACCGGGTTCGAGCCATGCGCCCGGCTCGGCCGGTGGCTGCATGCTGTTCGTGAAGCTGCGCCATGTGCACCCCGAGGACCTGCAGCAGGTGGTCATCGACACCACGACCACGCCATGGCGGCAGGGGCTGGTCGAAGGCTTGAGCGTGCTGCCCCTGTGCGAGTTCCGCACCGAGCACACGGCGCTGGTGCGCTGGGCACCCGGTACCCGCTTCCAGGCGCACCGGCACTGGGGCGGCGAGGAGATCTACGTGATCGACGGCGTGTTCGAGGATGAATACGGACGCTATCCGGCGGGCAGCTGGCTGCGCAGTCCGCACCTGAGCCAGCACCGCCCGTTCAGCGCGCAAGGCTGCACGATCCTGGTGAAGACCGGGCACCTGGTCGATGCTCGACACGGCGCGGCGGCAGGATAG
- a CDS encoding ATP-binding cassette domain-containing protein produces MSFSVDIAKSIGGTRRRFELRVAFETTARRTVIYGPSGAGKSLTLQALAGLLVPDRGRILFGGETLFDAGARVHVPARSRRFGYLFQDYALFPGLNVRQNVAFGLSTGLRNPPGDAGGAAVERWLDALQLREVALQRPAELSGGQRQRVALARALVNEPRALLLDEPFSALDPELRQRTRGELDRLLTAIGIPIVMITHDPDDIEWFGEQTLYLRDGGIQDRASPPGAP; encoded by the coding sequence ATGAGCTTCAGTGTCGACATCGCGAAATCGATCGGCGGTACACGCCGCCGCTTCGAGCTGCGCGTGGCGTTCGAGACGACCGCCCGGCGCACCGTGATCTACGGCCCGTCCGGTGCCGGCAAGAGCCTCACGCTGCAGGCGCTGGCCGGCCTGCTGGTGCCCGACCGCGGCCGCATCCTGTTCGGCGGCGAGACACTCTTCGATGCCGGCGCGCGGGTACATGTCCCGGCGCGGTCGCGCCGTTTCGGCTACCTGTTCCAGGACTATGCGCTGTTCCCCGGGCTGAACGTCCGGCAGAACGTCGCGTTCGGCCTGTCGACCGGGCTGCGCAATCCGCCAGGCGATGCCGGTGGCGCCGCGGTCGAGCGCTGGCTGGATGCGCTGCAGCTGCGCGAGGTCGCGCTGCAGCGTCCGGCCGAGTTGTCCGGCGGTCAGCGCCAGCGCGTGGCGCTCGCCCGCGCGCTGGTCAACGAGCCACGCGCGCTGCTGCTCGACGAACCGTTCTCGGCGCTCGACCCGGAACTGCGCCAGCGCACGCGCGGCGAACTCGACCGGCTGCTCACGGCCATCGGCATCCCGATCGTGATGATCACGCACGATCCGGACGACATCGAGTGGTTCGGCGAACAGACGCTGTACCTGCGTGATGGCGGGATACAAGACCGCGCATCTCCGCCCGGAGCACCCTGA
- the modB gene encoding molybdate ABC transporter permease subunit: MTAPDPAVWITLGLTLKVAAWATGINLVLGTAVGWLLARKAFPGRELVDAILTLPFVLPPTVLGYYLLVLIGRRGWLGGWLHDTFGINLIFTWQGAVIAASLVAFPLVLKAARTAFEAVDPQLEQAARVLGLGEWAVFFRVTVPLAWPGILAGTLLVFARSMGEFGATLMVAGSIPGKTQTLSIAVYEAVQAGQDSIANTLVLITSITCIVVLLLAGRLAPSGARR, translated from the coding sequence ATCACCGCACCCGACCCCGCTGTCTGGATCACCCTCGGCCTCACGCTGAAGGTGGCCGCGTGGGCGACCGGCATCAACCTGGTGCTGGGCACCGCCGTCGGCTGGCTGCTCGCGCGCAAGGCCTTCCCCGGCCGCGAACTGGTGGACGCGATCCTCACGCTGCCCTTCGTGCTGCCACCGACCGTGCTCGGCTACTACCTGCTGGTGCTGATCGGCCGGCGCGGCTGGCTCGGCGGGTGGCTGCACGACACCTTCGGCATCAACCTGATCTTCACCTGGCAGGGCGCGGTGATCGCCGCGTCCCTGGTCGCATTCCCGCTGGTGCTGAAGGCGGCACGCACCGCATTCGAAGCGGTCGATCCGCAGCTCGAGCAGGCCGCGCGGGTGCTCGGCCTGGGCGAATGGGCGGTGTTCTTCAGGGTGACCGTCCCCCTGGCCTGGCCCGGCATCCTCGCCGGCACGCTGCTGGTGTTCGCCCGCTCGATGGGCGAGTTCGGCGCAACGCTGATGGTCGCCGGCAGCATCCCGGGCAAGACGCAGACGCTGTCGATCGCGGTGTACGAAGCCGTGCAGGCCGGGCAGGACTCGATCGCCAACACGCTGGTGCTGATCACCTCGATCACCTGCATCGTCGTGCTGCTGCTGGCCGGGCGGCTGGCACCGTCGGGAGCGCGCCGATGA
- the modA gene encoding molybdate ABC transporter substrate-binding protein, with translation MARFRLRISARARVPLLALLALLASGPALAAELTVSAAASLNNAFRELAPSFEAQNPGTRVVFNFAASDALLAQVARGAPVDVFASADEQTMDRAGQQKLLVAGSRRTFARNGLVVVVPADAKPRPAALADLGQPAFRRIAIGSPATVPAGRYARAALEAAKLWTAIEPRVVFSQNVRQALDYVVRGEVDAGFVYATDAMILKDKVRVALEVPTSTPILYPAAAIAGSVNAELGRRFVDFLLSPPAQAVLARQGFLKP, from the coding sequence ATGGCGCGCTTCCGGCTGCGCATCAGCGCCCGCGCGCGGGTGCCTCTGCTGGCGCTGCTGGCGCTGCTCGCCAGCGGCCCGGCGCTGGCGGCGGAGCTCACCGTGTCAGCGGCGGCAAGCCTGAACAACGCATTCCGTGAACTGGCGCCGTCGTTCGAGGCGCAGAACCCGGGCACGCGGGTGGTGTTCAACTTCGCGGCATCGGACGCGCTGCTCGCCCAGGTGGCGCGCGGCGCCCCGGTGGACGTCTTCGCATCCGCAGACGAACAGACCATGGATCGTGCCGGTCAGCAGAAGCTGCTGGTTGCCGGGTCCCGCCGCACGTTCGCCCGCAACGGGCTGGTCGTCGTGGTACCCGCCGACGCGAAGCCGCGGCCTGCAGCGCTCGCTGACCTCGGCCAGCCAGCGTTCCGCCGCATCGCGATCGGCAGCCCGGCCACCGTACCGGCGGGGCGCTATGCGCGTGCCGCGCTGGAAGCGGCAAAGCTGTGGACGGCGATCGAGCCGCGCGTGGTCTTCTCCCAGAACGTGCGCCAGGCGCTGGACTATGTCGTACGTGGCGAGGTCGACGCCGGCTTCGTCTATGCAACCGATGCAATGATCCTCAAGGACAAGGTACGCGTCGCGCTCGAGGTACCGACCTCGACGCCGATCCTGTATCCCGCAGCCGCGATCGCCGGCAGCGTCAACGCGGAGCTCGGACGCCGCTTCGTCGATTTCCTGCTGTCACCGCCAGCGCAGGCCGTGCTCGCGCGACAGGGCTTCCTGAAGCCATGA
- a CDS encoding tripartite tricarboxylate transporter substrate binding protein translates to MCIVRTGFLMAVAALASLPALVPEASAQTAASKAYPVKTIRMVLPFPPGGATDIMARRIGQKLSERWGQQVLIENRAGAGGNIATELVAKAAPDGYTLLFAASAQLAVNPSLYGKVPFDPVKSFAPVTLVGSVPNILVAHPSLPVRSLKEFIAFAKARPGQLNYATAGSGSTAHLSVELLKIRTGIDIVHVPYRGAAPAVSDLLGGQVPLMMVSMPSVIGHVKAGKLRAIGMTGAKRSAAAPEVTTFAETLPAFESSAWYGMLAPAGTPAEIVDRLFEETAAILKMADVRETFFGQGIEIIGSTPAEFSAIIESELTKWAAVVRKSGAKVD, encoded by the coding sequence ATGTGCATCGTGCGGACGGGTTTCCTGATGGCTGTCGCAGCGCTGGCTTCGCTGCCCGCGCTGGTGCCTGAAGCATCCGCGCAGACGGCCGCATCGAAGGCGTACCCGGTGAAGACCATCCGCATGGTCCTGCCTTTCCCGCCTGGCGGCGCGACCGACATCATGGCGCGCCGCATCGGGCAGAAGCTGTCGGAACGCTGGGGACAGCAGGTGCTGATCGAGAACCGCGCCGGTGCCGGCGGCAACATCGCCACCGAACTGGTGGCCAAGGCCGCACCCGACGGCTACACGCTGCTGTTCGCGGCCAGCGCACAACTCGCGGTGAACCCGTCGCTCTACGGCAAGGTGCCGTTCGACCCGGTCAAGAGCTTCGCACCGGTGACGCTCGTCGGCAGCGTGCCGAACATACTGGTGGCGCACCCGTCCCTGCCAGTGCGCTCGCTCAAGGAGTTCATCGCGTTCGCGAAGGCCCGCCCTGGCCAGCTCAACTATGCGACGGCCGGCAGCGGCTCGACCGCGCACCTGTCCGTGGAGCTGCTGAAGATCCGGACCGGCATCGACATTGTGCATGTGCCCTATCGCGGCGCCGCGCCCGCAGTGAGCGACCTGCTCGGCGGGCAAGTACCGCTGATGATGGTCAGCATGCCCTCGGTGATCGGCCATGTGAAGGCCGGGAAGCTGCGTGCGATCGGCATGACCGGGGCGAAGCGTTCGGCGGCCGCCCCCGAGGTCACGACCTTCGCCGAGACGCTACCGGCGTTCGAATCCAGCGCGTGGTACGGCATGCTGGCGCCAGCCGGCACCCCGGCGGAGATCGTCGACCGGCTCTTCGAGGAGACGGCGGCGATCCTGAAGATGGCCGACGTACGCGAGACCTTCTTCGGCCAGGGCATCGAGATCATCGGCAGCACGCCGGCGGAGTTTTCCGCCATCATCGAGTCGGAACTGACCAAGTGGGCAGCCGTAGTGCGTAAATCGGGCGCGAAGGTGGATTGA
- a CDS encoding acetolactate synthase catalytic subunit (catalyzes the formation of 2-acetolactate from pyruvate, leucine sensitive; catalytic) has translation MHSLPTPCGAHLVARALKRHGVELMFGQSLPSALYLVVPENGMRQIAYRTENAGGAMADGHARASGKVSVVTAQNGPAAALLAPALAEALKASVPIVAIVQDVRRTQTDRNAFQDLDHFDIFRGCSKWVRRIPELSRIDDYIDMAFVAAASGRPGPVVLMVPQDLLTEALPQMPAEQRRASLGTYPLDRCSADPALVEQAARLLATARAPLIVAGGGVHLSGAQAALASLQQSAGIPVATTVMGKGAVDETHPLSLGVVGYFMGTRSRTRHLRPLIDQADVILLVGTRTNQNGTDSWTLFPKSARFIHVDVDGLEVGRNYESLRLVGDARLTLQQLGEAVAAQDLTARRQATAGAAQAIAEGHAAWREEAAAHLSSAATPIRPERLMQELDRVLTPESVVVSDASYAPIWAANFLTARRPGMRFLAGRGLAGLGWGFPAALGAKLAQPASEVFCLTGDGGFAHMWSELETAKRMGIKVTVIVLNNQILGYQWHAEDVLYGGHTDACQLAPVDHAAIAKACGCNGIRVETADAFAPALQAALASDTTTVIDVVTDPRAFPPITLFEGKLEG, from the coding sequence ATGCACAGCCTGCCCACCCCCTGCGGCGCACACCTGGTCGCCCGCGCACTGAAGCGGCACGGTGTCGAACTGATGTTCGGCCAGAGCCTGCCGTCCGCGCTGTACCTCGTCGTGCCCGAGAACGGCATGCGCCAGATCGCCTACCGCACCGAGAACGCCGGCGGCGCGATGGCCGACGGCCATGCACGGGCGTCGGGCAAGGTATCGGTGGTCACCGCGCAGAACGGGCCTGCAGCCGCGCTGCTCGCACCCGCCCTGGCGGAAGCCCTCAAGGCCTCGGTACCGATCGTGGCGATCGTGCAGGACGTCCGCCGCACGCAGACCGACCGCAACGCTTTCCAGGACCTCGACCACTTCGACATCTTCCGCGGTTGCAGCAAGTGGGTGCGCCGCATCCCCGAACTGTCGCGCATCGACGACTACATCGACATGGCCTTCGTCGCGGCGGCAAGCGGACGGCCGGGCCCGGTAGTGCTGATGGTGCCGCAGGACCTGCTGACCGAAGCGCTGCCGCAGATGCCCGCCGAGCAGCGGCGCGCATCGCTGGGCACGTATCCGCTCGACCGTTGCAGCGCAGACCCCGCACTGGTCGAGCAGGCCGCCCGACTGCTGGCCACGGCCCGGGCGCCGCTGATCGTCGCCGGCGGCGGCGTACATCTGTCCGGCGCGCAGGCGGCGCTTGCATCGCTCCAGCAGTCGGCCGGCATACCGGTGGCGACCACGGTGATGGGCAAGGGTGCCGTCGACGAGACGCATCCGCTGTCGCTCGGCGTGGTCGGCTACTTCATGGGCACGCGCAGCCGTACGCGGCACCTGCGGCCACTCATCGACCAGGCGGACGTGATCCTGCTGGTGGGCACCCGCACCAACCAGAACGGCACCGACTCGTGGACGCTGTTCCCGAAGTCAGCGCGGTTCATCCATGTCGATGTCGATGGTCTGGAGGTCGGTCGCAACTACGAGTCGCTGCGCCTGGTCGGCGATGCACGCCTCACGCTGCAGCAGCTCGGCGAGGCCGTCGCCGCGCAGGACCTCACGGCGCGCCGGCAGGCGACCGCCGGCGCGGCGCAGGCGATCGCCGAGGGACATGCCGCCTGGCGCGAAGAGGCTGCCGCGCACCTCTCGTCTGCCGCCACGCCGATCCGCCCCGAGCGCCTGATGCAGGAACTCGACCGGGTGCTGACACCCGAGTCGGTCGTGGTGAGCGACGCGAGCTACGCCCCGATCTGGGCAGCCAACTTCCTCACCGCGCGCCGCCCCGGCATGCGCTTCCTCGCCGGCCGAGGGCTGGCCGGGCTGGGCTGGGGATTTCCCGCAGCGCTGGGTGCGAAGCTCGCGCAGCCGGCCAGCGAGGTGTTCTGCCTCACCGGCGATGGCGGCTTCGCGCACATGTGGTCCGAGCTGGAAACCGCGAAGCGCATGGGCATCAAGGTCACCGTGATCGTGCTGAACAACCAGATCCTCGGCTACCAGTGGCATGCGGAAGACGTGCTCTACGGCGGGCACACCGATGCCTGCCAGCTGGCGCCGGTCGACCACGCGGCGATCGCGAAGGCCTGCGGCTGCAACGGCATCCGCGTCGAGACCGCGGATGCATTCGCACCGGCGCTGCAGGCTGCGCTGGCGTCGGACACCACGACGGTGATCGACGTGGTGACGGACCCGCGTGCGTTCCCGCCGATCACGCTGTTCGAGGGCAAGCTGGAAGGCTGA
- a CDS encoding MmgE/PrpD family protein: MNDITRTLARFVVDSTPDAVPAPLYHEATRALVNWMGCAIGSAQTDTVGNALRGLAPCFGPPVATLYGREEKVDMLHAALLNGISSHVLDYDDTHARAIHPSAPVWPALLAIASACAAGGDRPGSLPGVGPVSGQRLLHAFVLGVETECRVGLSVFPEHYEIGWHITGTAGIFGAAAAAGKLLGLDEKQMCWALGIAATQSSGLREMFGSMCKSFHPGRAAHGGLMAALMAKQGFTSSEQAIEAKRGFAHVMSTKFDPSVITEHLGETWELANNMYKPFACGLVIHGVIDGCIQLSTEHALTADMIESVDLVVSPIVMELTAKRFPKTGLEGKFSVYHAAAAALVHRAGGEAQFGDACVNDPVVHGLREKVATTVDAAIRRTEGKVTVKLRDGRVLYRHVEHALGTLQHPMSDADLERKFRALVVPPLPDGKADAILQACWSIGNAADAGTTLDTAIR; this comes from the coding sequence ATGAACGACATCACACGCACGCTGGCACGCTTCGTCGTCGACAGCACCCCGGACGCGGTGCCGGCACCGCTCTACCACGAAGCCACGCGTGCGCTGGTCAACTGGATGGGCTGCGCGATCGGCAGCGCGCAGACCGACACCGTCGGCAACGCGTTGCGCGGACTGGCTCCGTGCTTCGGGCCGCCGGTGGCGACGCTGTACGGCCGCGAGGAGAAGGTCGACATGCTGCATGCGGCACTGCTGAACGGCATCAGCTCGCATGTGCTCGACTACGACGATACGCACGCCCGCGCGATCCACCCGAGCGCGCCGGTATGGCCAGCGCTGCTGGCGATCGCGAGCGCCTGTGCCGCTGGGGGCGATCGGCCGGGGTCGCTGCCCGGCGTCGGGCCGGTCAGCGGGCAGCGGCTGCTGCATGCGTTCGTGCTCGGCGTCGAGACCGAGTGCCGCGTCGGGCTGTCGGTGTTCCCGGAACACTACGAGATCGGCTGGCACATCACCGGCACTGCGGGCATCTTCGGCGCGGCAGCAGCAGCCGGCAAGCTGCTCGGCCTGGACGAGAAGCAGATGTGCTGGGCGCTGGGCATCGCAGCGACGCAGTCCTCCGGGCTGCGCGAGATGTTCGGCTCGATGTGCAAGAGCTTCCACCCCGGCCGGGCCGCACATGGGGGGCTGATGGCCGCACTGATGGCGAAGCAGGGGTTCACCAGTTCCGAGCAGGCGATCGAGGCGAAACGCGGCTTCGCGCATGTGATGTCGACGAAGTTCGACCCGTCGGTGATCACCGAGCACCTGGGCGAGACCTGGGAGCTGGCGAACAACATGTACAAGCCGTTCGCCTGCGGGCTGGTGATCCATGGCGTGATCGACGGCTGTATCCAGCTGTCGACCGAGCATGCGCTCACCGCGGACATGATCGAGTCGGTCGACCTGGTGGTGTCGCCGATCGTGATGGAACTCACCGCCAAGAGATTCCCGAAGACCGGCCTCGAAGGCAAGTTCAGCGTCTACCACGCCGCCGCGGCCGCGCTGGTACACCGCGCCGGTGGCGAAGCGCAGTTCGGCGATGCCTGCGTGAACGACCCGGTGGTGCACGGGCTGCGCGAGAAGGTGGCCACGACCGTCGATGCCGCGATTCGCCGCACCGAAGGCAAGGTCACGGTGAAGCTGCGCGACGGGCGCGTGCTGTACCGGCATGTCGAGCATGCGCTGGGCACGCTGCAGCATCCGATGTCCGATGCCGACCTCGAGCGCAAGTTCCGCGCGCTGGTGGTGCCGCCGCTGCCCGACGGCAAAGCCGACGCGATCCTCCAGGCCTGCTGGTCGATCGGCAACGCTGCCGACGCCGGCACCACCCTGGACACTGCCATACGATGA
- a CDS encoding tripartite tricarboxylate transporter substrate binding protein: MIVGALAAVMPIQTAVAQAPVGRDWPTRTLRLVVPFPPGSGVDIVSRHVAPRLSEGLGQPVVIDNRGGAGGVVGAEVAAKSPADGYTLLMGTAGILTVVPALAKVNYNVQRDFAPVSVVASVPSVLVVHPSLPVKTVRDLVALARVRPGSINYATTGNGTLPHLAAEFLRLRASIDIVHVPYKGSAPAITDLLGGQVEMFFANMLSAMPHVTSGRLRAVAVSSAKRSAVLPAVPTMIEAGYPDFEASTWFGLLAPSGVPAEIVQRLHAEVVKLLAGRELQQRLASEGAVAVGNTPTEFAAYIRSETEKWTRVVKAAQIRAE; the protein is encoded by the coding sequence ATGATCGTCGGCGCACTCGCCGCCGTCATGCCGATACAGACCGCGGTCGCGCAAGCCCCCGTCGGGCGCGACTGGCCCACTCGAACGTTGCGGCTCGTCGTGCCGTTCCCGCCCGGCTCCGGCGTGGACATCGTGTCGCGGCATGTCGCGCCGCGCCTGTCGGAGGGCCTCGGCCAGCCGGTCGTCATCGACAACCGGGGCGGTGCCGGTGGCGTGGTGGGCGCGGAAGTGGCGGCGAAGTCGCCGGCCGACGGCTACACGTTGCTGATGGGCACCGCCGGTATCCTCACCGTGGTTCCGGCCCTGGCCAAGGTCAACTACAACGTGCAGCGCGACTTCGCTCCCGTGTCGGTCGTGGCCTCGGTGCCGAGCGTGCTGGTGGTACACCCCTCGTTGCCAGTGAAGACGGTGCGCGACCTGGTCGCGCTGGCGCGCGTGCGGCCGGGGTCGATCAACTACGCGACCACCGGTAACGGCACGCTGCCGCACCTGGCAGCCGAGTTCCTGCGCCTGCGCGCATCGATCGACATCGTGCATGTACCGTACAAGGGCAGTGCACCGGCGATCACCGACCTGCTCGGCGGACAGGTCGAGATGTTCTTCGCGAACATGCTGTCGGCGATGCCGCATGTCACCAGCGGCCGCCTGCGCGCGGTGGCGGTGTCGAGCGCAAAGCGCTCGGCCGTGCTGCCTGCAGTGCCGACGATGATCGAAGCCGGCTATCCGGATTTCGAGGCAAGCACCTGGTTCGGGTTGCTCGCACCCTCGGGGGTGCCGGCCGAGATCGTGCAGCGCCTGCATGCCGAAGTGGTGAAGCTGCTCGCGGGCAGGGAACTGCAGCAACGGCTTGCCTCGGAAGGTGCCGTGGCGGTCGGCAACACGCCGACGGAGTTCGCGGCCTACATCCGCAGCGAAACCGAGAAATGGACGCGCGTGGTCAAGGCCGCGCAGATCCGCGCCGAGTGA